AGCAACAAATTTAAAAACGAATAAGCTCCTCCATTGGTGTAAATTCCGTTTTCATCAGTAATTAATTGGTCGGTTTGCAAGTTTACATCCGGATACAATTCTCTGAACCCTTCAGATAGAGCCCAATGGGTAGAACAAGTTCTTCCCGCCAGCATTCCTGTAGAAGCCAACATAAAACTACCGGCACACATACTTGCTATTTCTGCACCATGCTTATATTGTTGCGTTACCCAATCTATTAACCGCTTATTGTTTTTAGAAGCCGTTTCATAATCGCGTATTAAAGAGGCAGGAATGGCCACAAGATTGGTTTTAGCTATTTCATCAATAGTAACTTGATGCTTTATGGAAAGTAGGTTGTTATTCAAAAAATCATTCTTTGTAGCGCCAACCAACTCAATTTTAAAAATGGGGTTTTCATTTTTTCTTGCCAAATAATTATTGGCTTCACTAAATATTTGGTATGCCCCCACTATGCAGGCAATCGTACTCATATTGGTCTGCTCGTCCGGAACTAGTATACTCAAGTGTTTCATTTCCTCTTTTTGATACAAAACTAAGCAAAACCTTTGTCCAAATCAACCCTTTATTATGTCTAAATAACACTATTTTATAGTGTATTCCGGTCATTACCTTTGTAAAATAAAATAGTATTGAAATGGTAAAAATGACAGTAATCTACAACATCCCGAAAGATGTGGCTTTTTTTGAAAAACATTACTTTGAGACTCATGTCCCTTTAGCAAAACAATTGCCGGGTCTGATTAAATATGAAATAAACGACGGGCAGATTATTTCAACCACTGGCCATACTGAAATACACCGTGTGGCAAACTTATATTTTAACTCAATGGAGGAGATGATGAATGCATTTCAATCTGAAATAGGAAAACAATGTGCTGCAGACAGAAAGATTTTAGCTTCTAATGAAGAAGTACAAATTTATTTATACAACACCAAGGAAATTTAATTCATCAAAGAAATTCACTCTTAACAACAAAATCAAAAAATGGGAACAACAGAAC
Above is a genomic segment from Flavobacterium phycosphaerae containing:
- a CDS encoding GlxA family transcriptional regulator codes for the protein MKHLSILVPDEQTNMSTIACIVGAYQIFSEANNYLARKNENPIFKIELVGATKNDFLNNNLLSIKHQVTIDEIAKTNLVAIPASLIRDYETASKNNKRLIDWVTQQYKHGAEIASMCAGSFMLASTGMLAGRTCSTHWALSEGFRELYPDVNLQTDQLITDENGIYTNGGAYSFLNLLLYLVEKFYDRQTAIHCAKYFQIDLGRSLQAEFSIFSGHKKHSDDVILIAQNTLKKTIKTKFLLKN
- a CDS encoding EthD family reductase, with the protein product MVKMTVIYNIPKDVAFFEKHYFETHVPLAKQLPGLIKYEINDGQIISTTGHTEIHRVANLYFNSMEEMMNAFQSEIGKQCAADRKILASNEEVQIYLYNTKEI